TCAGGTTGTAGCAGCGATTACGTCATGGCCACTAAAGATGGCCGAATGATACTGACAGACGGCAAACCCGAAGTCGACGACGATACCGGTCTGGTGAGTTATAACGACCAGCAGGGTAATAAAATGCAGATTAATCGCGACGATGTGTCGCAAATCATCGAGCGATAAACAGATAAAGGTCAGCCGCTTGCTGGCCTTTTTGATTTTTTTCTTCCCCTTTTGCCTCCCCTCTGCCATGTTTATATTCCTCCGTCTGGAGTCCATTCCCGATCCTGACGCAGCCTACATGTCACACTAAGGAAGCCGGCTATGCATTATCACCGTATCCCCCACAGCACTCTGGAGATCAGCCAACTGGGGTTGGGCACGATGACATTCGGTGAACAAAACAGCGAAGCCGATGCCCATGCGCAACTCGATTACGCCGTC
This sequence is a window from Enterobacter sp. 638. Protein-coding genes within it:
- the ygdR gene encoding lipoprotein YgdR, whose amino-acid sequence is MKKWAVIISAVGLAFAVSGCSSDYVMATKDGRMILTDGKPEVDDDTGLVSYNDQQGNKMQINRDDVSQIIER